In Streptomyces sp. NBC_00483, a single window of DNA contains:
- a CDS encoding MFS transporter produces MADTRPTAPPQDQSPPDPRRWWALVVIAVAQLMVVLDMTIVNIALPSAQADLDMSDSSRQWVITAYTLAFGGLLLLGGRITDLIGRKLAFCIGLLGFAAASAFGGAATGSGMLFGARALQGVFAALLAPAALSLLATTFTEPRERSRAFGVFGAIVGAGAAIGLLAGGFLTEYLDWRWCLYVNVPIALAAFAGALVLLRGGRVMADPHLDVPGAVLGCAGMLAIVYGFSEAASRSWGDPLVLALLIGGAALLVVFGFWQRRARVPLLPIAVIRDRQRVGAFCTILFVTIGMFGVFLFLTYYMQRVLGYSPVRTGVAYLPITAGMIVGSTQIAARLLHRVPPRTLMVPGLVVAAGGLAIIAQVGTEPAYASHLLPGMLMLGLGMGTAMMTSVSLATGSVAPQDAGAASATFNTAQQVGGSIGTALLNTIAASVTARYIAEHATPGADRRELASRAAVHGFNVATWWAVGSVLLAAVIAAVVVNAPRAAGMGDVAPVTDDVKEKAVGD; encoded by the coding sequence ATGGCCGACACCCGCCCCACAGCACCGCCCCAGGACCAGTCGCCGCCCGACCCGCGCCGCTGGTGGGCCCTCGTCGTCATCGCGGTCGCCCAGCTGATGGTCGTCCTCGACATGACCATCGTGAACATCGCGCTGCCCTCGGCCCAGGCCGACCTGGACATGTCCGACAGCAGTCGGCAGTGGGTCATCACCGCGTACACGCTCGCCTTCGGCGGACTGCTGCTGCTCGGCGGGCGGATCACGGACCTGATCGGCCGCAAACTCGCCTTCTGCATCGGCCTGTTGGGGTTCGCCGCCGCGTCCGCGTTCGGCGGCGCGGCGACAGGGTCGGGGATGCTGTTCGGGGCGCGGGCGCTGCAGGGCGTGTTCGCGGCGCTGCTCGCACCCGCCGCGCTCTCGCTGCTCGCCACGACCTTCACCGAACCGCGGGAGCGTAGCCGGGCGTTCGGCGTGTTCGGGGCGATCGTCGGGGCGGGTGCGGCCATCGGGCTGCTCGCCGGCGGGTTCCTGACCGAGTACCTCGACTGGCGCTGGTGCCTGTACGTCAACGTGCCCATCGCGCTCGCGGCGTTCGCCGGGGCCCTCGTACTGCTGCGTGGCGGGCGGGTGATGGCCGATCCGCACCTGGACGTGCCGGGCGCGGTGCTCGGGTGCGCCGGGATGCTGGCCATCGTCTACGGGTTCTCGGAGGCCGCGTCTCGTTCCTGGGGCGACCCGTTGGTGCTCGCCCTGCTCATCGGGGGAGCGGCCCTGCTCGTGGTCTTCGGGTTCTGGCAGCGCCGGGCGCGGGTCCCGCTCCTGCCGATCGCCGTGATCCGCGACCGGCAGCGCGTCGGGGCGTTCTGCACGATCCTGTTCGTGACCATCGGGATGTTCGGCGTCTTCCTCTTCCTGACGTACTACATGCAGCGCGTGCTCGGATACTCGCCGGTGCGGACGGGCGTCGCCTATCTGCCCATCACGGCGGGGATGATCGTCGGTTCGACGCAGATCGCCGCGCGGCTGCTGCACCGGGTGCCGCCGCGCACGCTGATGGTCCCGGGGCTCGTCGTCGCGGCGGGCGGCCTCGCGATCATCGCGCAGGTGGGGACGGAGCCCGCGTACGCCTCGCACCTGCTGCCGGGCATGCTGATGCTCGGCCTCGGCATGGGCACGGCCATGATGACGTCGGTGTCGCTCGCGACCGGCAGCGTCGCCCCGCAGGACGCGGGCGCGGCCTCCGCGACCTTCAACACCGCGCAGCAGGTGGGCGGTTCGATCGGAACGGCCCTGCTCAACACGATCGCGGCGAGCGTCACCGCCCGGTACATCGCCGAGCACGCGACTCCCGGCGCCGACCGCCGCGAGCTCGCCTCGCGCGCCGCCGTGCACGGGTTCAACGTGGCGACCTGGTGGGCGGTGGGCTCGGTGCTGCTCGCGGCGGTCATCGCGGCGGTCGTGGTGAACGCGCCGCGGGCGGCCGGGATGGGAGACGTGGCGCCGGTGACCGATGACGTAAAGGAGAAGGCCGTGGGGGACTGA
- a CDS encoding N-acetylmuramoyl-L-alanine amidase: protein MGAVVVGGAGVVSYAMADPGTEAAPAAAYRAAAVHTLSLETKADRKVVPQKSTKPFNAVSVTWKDTKDELDGTAQFRARNAESGAWGAWTTLPEETNDADGAERKGTDIRGGTTSVSTSAASNGVEVRVVDADGKASGLPSGMDVKLIDPGTGTRKGAPQTAAFTADEAPPEARPSTVVKPTIIPQSVWGPGLPHDGTPTYDTEIKAAVVHHTGVDSDNQIPCAQSAQRLREIQQDHVAKGYYDLGYNFVVDRCGQIFEGRTGGMDLPVHGAHDYGFNTDTVGISYIGNFEKTKPTKAALDSIARVVAWKFGQYGIKATDKVTLTSNGDLGTDGNKVPLDSTITLPRVFGHKDTNTTLCPGANLYPKLGRIATLAATPGVSHALASQNVVGDATDDIVAGLPKGSSGGQIALVPGSVSGPTTTGKKLISQSSGDVPGAGESGDEFGASTATGDINGDGYTDIVVGQPGEDDTGGHSNRGAYTILNGPDFTTGTGVNIDGSYELTNARFGSAVAVGDFNADGKADVFAASTGTGGTWSARYGDGWDTDSTITTTEDNLSYEDAASGDFNQDGYADVALNYRDGSSLGKVVWYKGGSGGLRKAATLTVKGGRSIGAGDINGDGIDDIAIGQPYTAESGAAAGGQVTFVKGLAGTGLTATGAKSVNQDTSGVPGAAESGDAMGASIAVGDYNIDGYADVLAGAPNEDITRTSNRSNAGNSILLKGTSTGITGTGALTVTQDTAGVPGSTESNDNLGSAVALTDLSGYGRTDLVLGTAGENTGEGNLTYVPSNSSGLGLSSTKTFTRTTLGTSATARIGTNLAP, encoded by the coding sequence ATGGGGGCGGTCGTGGTCGGCGGCGCCGGAGTCGTGTCGTACGCGATGGCCGATCCCGGCACGGAGGCGGCCCCGGCCGCCGCGTACCGGGCCGCGGCCGTGCACACGTTGAGCCTGGAGACGAAGGCGGACCGGAAGGTCGTTCCGCAGAAGTCGACGAAGCCGTTCAACGCCGTGTCGGTGACGTGGAAGGACACGAAGGACGAGCTCGACGGAACGGCCCAGTTCCGGGCGCGGAACGCCGAGTCGGGCGCGTGGGGGGCATGGACCACCCTGCCCGAGGAGACGAACGACGCCGACGGCGCCGAGCGCAAGGGCACCGACATCCGCGGCGGCACCACGTCCGTGTCCACGAGCGCCGCCTCGAACGGCGTCGAGGTGCGGGTCGTCGACGCCGACGGCAAGGCGTCCGGCCTGCCGTCCGGGATGGACGTCAAGCTGATCGACCCGGGCACGGGAACCCGCAAGGGCGCCCCCCAGACCGCCGCGTTCACCGCCGACGAGGCGCCGCCCGAGGCCCGCCCCTCGACCGTCGTGAAGCCGACGATCATCCCCCAGTCGGTGTGGGGCCCCGGCCTCCCGCACGACGGAACTCCCACGTACGACACGGAGATCAAGGCCGCCGTCGTGCACCACACCGGCGTCGACTCGGACAACCAGATTCCCTGCGCGCAGAGCGCCCAGCGGCTGCGCGAGATCCAGCAGGACCACGTCGCCAAGGGCTATTACGACCTCGGCTACAACTTCGTGGTCGACCGCTGCGGCCAGATCTTCGAGGGCCGCACCGGCGGCATGGACCTGCCGGTGCACGGCGCCCACGACTACGGCTTCAACACCGACACCGTCGGCATCTCGTACATCGGCAACTTCGAGAAGACGAAGCCCACCAAGGCCGCGCTCGACTCCATCGCCCGCGTCGTCGCCTGGAAGTTCGGCCAGTACGGCATCAAGGCGACCGACAAGGTGACCCTGACGTCCAACGGTGACCTCGGCACCGACGGCAACAAGGTCCCCCTCGACTCCACCATCACGCTGCCGCGCGTCTTCGGCCACAAGGACACCAACACCACCTTGTGCCCCGGCGCGAACCTGTACCCGAAGCTGGGCCGCATCGCGACGCTCGCCGCCACCCCCGGCGTCTCGCACGCCCTGGCGAGCCAGAACGTCGTCGGTGACGCCACCGACGACATCGTCGCCGGCCTGCCCAAGGGATCGAGCGGCGGCCAGATCGCCCTCGTGCCCGGCAGCGTCTCCGGACCCACGACGACCGGCAAGAAGCTGATCTCGCAGTCGAGTGGCGACGTCCCCGGCGCGGGCGAGAGCGGCGACGAGTTCGGCGCCTCCACCGCCACCGGCGACATCAACGGCGACGGCTACACGGACATCGTCGTCGGCCAGCCCGGCGAGGACGACACGGGCGGTCACTCCAACCGCGGCGCGTACACGATCCTGAACGGCCCGGACTTCACCACCGGCACCGGCGTCAACATCGACGGCAGCTACGAGCTGACGAACGCCAGGTTCGGCTCGGCGGTGGCCGTCGGCGACTTCAACGCGGACGGCAAGGCCGACGTGTTCGCCGCCTCCACCGGCACCGGCGGCACCTGGAGCGCCCGCTACGGCGACGGCTGGGACACCGACTCCACGATCACCACCACCGAGGACAACCTGTCCTACGAGGATGCCGCGTCCGGTGACTTCAACCAGGACGGCTACGCGGACGTCGCGCTCAACTACCGCGACGGCAGCAGCCTCGGCAAGGTCGTCTGGTACAAGGGCGGTTCGGGCGGCCTGCGCAAGGCCGCGACGCTGACCGTCAAGGGCGGCCGCTCCATCGGCGCCGGTGACATCAACGGCGACGGCATCGACGACATCGCCATCGGCCAGCCCTACACCGCCGAGTCCGGCGCGGCCGCGGGCGGCCAGGTCACCTTCGTCAAGGGCCTGGCGGGTACGGGCCTGACCGCCACGGGCGCCAAGAGCGTCAACCAGGACACCTCGGGCGTCCCCGGCGCCGCCGAGTCCGGCGACGCGATGGGCGCCTCGATCGCGGTGGGCGACTACAACATCGACGGCTACGCGGACGTGCTCGCGGGCGCCCCGAACGAGGACATCACCCGCACCTCGAACCGCTCCAACGCCGGCAACTCGATCCTGCTGAAGGGCACTTCGACCGGGATCACCGGCACCGGCGCGCTCACCGTCACGCAGGACACCGCCGGCGTCCCCGGCTCCACCGAGTCGAACGACAACCTCGGCTCGGCCGTCGCCCTCACCGACCTCTCCGGCTACGGCCGCACCGACCTGGTGCTCGGCACGGCGGGCGAGAACACGGGCGAGGGCAACCTGACGTACGTACCGAGCAACTCCAGCGGTCTGGGCCTGTCCTCGACCAAGACCTTCACGAGGACCACGCTCGGCACCTCGGCGACGGCACGCATCGGCACCAACCTGGCGCCGTAG
- a CDS encoding RNA polymerase sigma factor gives MLGDDAELTAAVLAARDGSEAAFRTVYRTVHPRLLGYIRTLVGDPDAEDVASEAWLQIARDLDRFEGDADRFRGWAARIARNRALDHIRMRGRRPAIGGDESELTGRPALSDTADEAMESLATGDTMALISKLPQDQAEAVVLRVVVGLDAKSAAQTLGKRPGAVRTAAHRGLKRLAELLGAAEPTAAGNSADSLEAVPTPRRDRTRTATSAGVTHSRSRTQKDM, from the coding sequence GTGCTGGGGGACGACGCGGAGCTGACCGCCGCGGTGCTTGCGGCGCGGGACGGGAGCGAGGCCGCGTTCCGGACCGTGTACCGCACCGTGCACCCACGGCTGCTCGGATACATACGCACGCTCGTCGGCGACCCGGACGCGGAGGACGTCGCGTCGGAGGCCTGGCTCCAGATAGCCCGCGACCTCGACCGCTTCGAGGGCGATGCCGACCGGTTCCGCGGCTGGGCCGCCCGGATCGCCCGCAACCGCGCGCTCGATCACATACGCATGCGGGGACGCCGGCCCGCCATCGGTGGCGACGAGTCCGAGCTCACCGGCAGACCCGCCCTCTCCGACACCGCCGACGAGGCCATGGAGTCCCTGGCCACCGGCGACACCATGGCGCTCATCTCCAAGCTTCCGCAGGACCAGGCCGAGGCCGTCGTGCTGCGCGTCGTCGTCGGACTCGACGCGAAGAGCGCCGCACAGACCCTCGGCAAGCGGCCCGGCGCGGTCCGCACCGCCGCGCACCGGGGCCTGAAGCGGCTCGCCGAACTGCTCGGCGCCGCCGAACCCACCGCGGCCGGGAACTCCGCCGATTCCCTCGAAGCGGTACCGACTCCACGGCGCGACCGCACCCGTACGGCGACGTCCGCAGGTGTGACGCATTCGCGTTCGCGGACGCAGAAGGACATGTGA
- a CDS encoding L,D-transpeptidase family protein has protein sequence MRTAVLRSSIAVTGVLALVGGCKAQAVGGGGRAAPPLTSQPSAPDSTRLPTDDSTRLPTDDSSRLPTDDASRPPSDDAKPTGSAKPAPAAAKVLFSPGDSSKDVRELQARLRQVDWLFNGPTGTYDDTTTDAVKGFQGKRGLPRTGETDTVTWQRLLKMTHEPGKWELYQFGGQTPAEPDPRCMKGRVVCISKTDRTLAWMVDGKRLMTTEVRFGSEYTPTREGVFPVYFKSRHHVSTLYDSPMPYAMFFSGGQAVHYSEDFAAHGYAGASHGCVNVKDEKKIAQLFAQVRNGDKVVVYW, from the coding sequence ATGCGGACAGCTGTCCTACGTTCATCGATCGCGGTCACCGGGGTGCTCGCCCTGGTCGGCGGGTGCAAGGCCCAGGCGGTGGGGGGCGGCGGGCGCGCCGCACCGCCACTGACGTCCCAGCCGTCCGCCCCCGACTCGACCCGGCTGCCCACCGACGACTCGACCCGGCTGCCCACCGACGATTCGTCCCGGCTGCCCACGGACGACGCGTCCCGGCCGCCCTCCGACGACGCCAAGCCCACCGGGTCCGCAAAGCCCGCGCCGGCCGCCGCCAAGGTCCTCTTCTCCCCCGGTGACAGCTCCAAGGACGTACGGGAGCTGCAGGCGCGGCTGCGTCAGGTGGACTGGCTCTTCAACGGGCCCACGGGCACGTACGACGACACGACGACCGACGCGGTCAAGGGATTCCAGGGCAAGCGCGGGCTGCCGCGCACGGGTGAGACGGACACCGTGACCTGGCAGCGCCTGCTGAAGATGACGCACGAGCCGGGCAAGTGGGAGCTGTACCAGTTCGGCGGCCAGACTCCCGCGGAGCCGGACCCGCGCTGCATGAAGGGGCGGGTGGTGTGCATCAGCAAGACCGATCGCACGCTGGCGTGGATGGTGGACGGCAAGCGCCTGATGACGACGGAGGTGCGGTTCGGATCCGAGTACACGCCGACCCGCGAGGGCGTCTTCCCCGTGTACTTCAAGTCCCGGCACCACGTGTCGACGCTCTACGACTCCCCCATGCCGTACGCGATGTTCTTCAGCGGCGGCCAGGCGGTCCACTACTCGGAGGACTTCGCGGCGCACGGATACGCGGGGGCCTCGCACGGCTGCGTGAACGTCAAGGACGAGAAGAAGATCGCGCAGCTGTTCGCGCAGGTGAGGAACGGCGACAAGGTCGTCGTCTACTGGTGA
- a CDS encoding acyl-CoA mutase large subunit family protein, producing MARESESGLPIEPVYGPSALEGWDPDRKLGEPGAYPFTRGVYPSMYTGRPWTMRQYAGFGTATESNARYKQLIANGTMGLSVAFDLPTQMGHDSDAPIASGEVGKVGVAIDSIDDMRVLFGGIPLEKVSTSMTINAPAALLLLMYQLVGEEQGVPADKLTGTIQNDVLKEYIARGTYIFPPKPSLRLIADIFKYCKAEIPKWNTISISGYHMAEAGASPAQEIAFTLADGIEYVRTAVAAGMDVDDFAPRLSFFFVARTTILEEVAKFRAARRIWAKVMKEEFGAKNPKSLMLRFHTQTAGVQLTAQQPEVNLVRVAVQGLGAVLGGTQSLHTNSFDEAIALPTDKSARLALRTQQVLAYETDVTATVDPFAGSYVVESMTDDVEAAALELMDKVEEMGGAVNAIERGFQKSEIERSAYSIAQETDSGERVVVGVNRYQLDEEEPYEPLRVDPAIEAQQAERLAKLRAERDQGAVDAALAALKKAAEGEDNVLYPMKDALRARATVGEVCDALRGIWGAYVPSDVF from the coding sequence ATGGCGCGCGAATCCGAGTCCGGACTGCCCATCGAGCCGGTCTACGGTCCGTCGGCCCTGGAGGGCTGGGACCCGGATCGGAAGCTGGGCGAACCGGGCGCGTACCCCTTCACGCGCGGTGTGTACCCGTCGATGTACACGGGCCGCCCGTGGACGATGCGCCAGTACGCCGGGTTCGGCACGGCCACCGAGTCCAACGCCCGCTACAAGCAGCTCATCGCGAACGGCACGATGGGCCTCTCCGTCGCCTTCGACCTGCCGACCCAGATGGGCCACGACAGCGACGCCCCGATCGCCTCAGGCGAGGTCGGCAAGGTGGGTGTCGCGATCGACTCCATCGACGACATGCGCGTCCTGTTCGGCGGCATCCCGCTGGAGAAGGTCTCCACGTCGATGACGATCAACGCCCCGGCCGCGCTGCTGCTCCTGATGTACCAACTCGTGGGCGAGGAGCAGGGGGTGCCGGCCGACAAGCTCACCGGCACCATCCAGAACGACGTGCTCAAGGAGTACATCGCCCGCGGCACCTACATCTTCCCGCCGAAGCCCTCGCTGCGGCTCATCGCCGACATCTTCAAGTACTGCAAGGCCGAGATCCCGAAGTGGAACACCATCTCGATCTCCGGCTATCACATGGCCGAGGCGGGTGCCTCTCCCGCGCAGGAGATCGCCTTCACGCTCGCCGACGGCATCGAGTACGTCCGCACGGCCGTCGCCGCCGGCATGGACGTCGACGACTTCGCCCCGCGCCTGTCGTTCTTCTTCGTCGCCCGTACGACGATCCTGGAGGAGGTCGCCAAGTTCCGCGCGGCGCGCAGGATTTGGGCGAAGGTGATGAAGGAGGAGTTCGGCGCCAAGAACCCCAAGTCGCTGATGCTCCGCTTCCACACGCAGACGGCCGGTGTGCAGCTCACCGCCCAGCAGCCCGAGGTGAACCTGGTGCGCGTCGCGGTCCAGGGGCTCGGCGCGGTCCTCGGCGGCACGCAGTCGCTGCACACGAACTCCTTCGACGAGGCGATCGCGCTCCCCACCGACAAGTCCGCGCGCCTGGCCCTGCGTACGCAGCAGGTCCTCGCGTACGAGACGGACGTGACGGCGACGGTCGACCCGTTCGCCGGCTCGTACGTCGTCGAGAGCATGACGGACGACGTGGAGGCCGCCGCCCTCGAACTCATGGACAAGGTCGAGGAGATGGGCGGCGCGGTCAACGCGATCGAGCGCGGCTTCCAGAAGAGCGAGATCGAGCGCTCCGCCTACAGCATCGCCCAGGAGACCGACTCCGGTGAGCGCGTCGTGGTCGGCGTCAACCGCTACCAGCTCGACGAGGAGGAGCCCTACGAGCCGCTCCGCGTCGACCCCGCCATCGAGGCGCAGCAGGCGGAGCGGCTCGCGAAGCTGCGGGCCGAGCGGGATCAGGGGGCGGTCGATGCGGCGCTCGCCGCGCTGAAGAAGGCGGCCGAGGGTGAGGACAACGTCCTCTACCCGATGAAGGACGCGCTGCGCGCCCGCGCGACGGTCGGCGAGGTGTGTGACGCACTCCGCGGGATCTGGGGCGCGTACGTCCCGTCGGACGTGTTCTGA
- the leuE gene encoding leucine efflux protein LeuE, whose translation MLGVIDLPTYLAGLALIILLPGPNSLYVLSVGARRGIRTGYKAAAGVWCGDTVLMTLSAAGVASLLQANSVIFGIVKYAGAGYLTWLAIGMMRAAWSMWRTRKERLAAESGAAEETPAQERPFRRAFVISLLNPKAILFFIAFFVQFVDPSYAYPALSFVVLGAFAQAASVLYLSALIFSGMKLSAAFRRRRRLSAGATSAAGVLFLGFAVKLSLASV comes from the coding sequence ATGCTGGGTGTCATCGATCTTCCGACCTATCTCGCGGGCCTCGCCCTCATCATTCTTCTGCCGGGGCCGAACTCGCTGTACGTGCTCTCCGTCGGCGCCCGCCGCGGCATACGCACCGGCTACAAGGCGGCCGCCGGTGTGTGGTGCGGGGACACCGTCCTGATGACACTCTCCGCCGCCGGAGTCGCCTCCCTGCTCCAGGCCAACTCCGTGATCTTCGGGATCGTGAAGTACGCCGGCGCCGGCTATCTGACCTGGCTCGCGATCGGCATGATGCGCGCCGCGTGGAGCATGTGGCGCACCCGCAAGGAGCGGCTCGCGGCCGAGAGCGGCGCCGCCGAGGAGACGCCCGCGCAGGAGCGGCCCTTCCGTCGCGCCTTCGTGATCAGCCTGCTCAACCCCAAGGCGATCCTGTTCTTCATCGCCTTCTTCGTCCAGTTCGTCGACCCGTCCTACGCGTACCCCGCCCTCTCCTTCGTGGTCCTCGGCGCCTTCGCGCAGGCGGCCAGCGTGCTCTACCTGTCGGCGCTGATCTTCAGCGGCATGAAGCTGTCCGCCGCCTTCCGTCGCCGCAGGCGCCTCTCCGCGGGCGCGACCTCGGCGGCCGGGGTGCTGTTCCTCGGCTTCGCGGTGAAGCTGTCGCTGGCCAGCGTGTAG
- a CDS encoding FAD-dependent monooxygenase — protein sequence MSKDTVTSTETATETTDVLIVGAGPTGLALATDLARRGTRALLVERSDGLFPGSRGKGLQPRTQEVLYDLGVLGEIHAAGSEYPRMRIWEGAEPGDEWDMMQRSEQTEGVPFANAWLIPQARTQAILYARLRELGGGVRFGAALTGLTQDADGVTATFGDGSAVRARYAVAADGGRSTVRGLLGVGMTGETVDPKPMLVADVRVTDDAPIPDTHWHVWPKAPEGGVAFCPLPMAEDKGRVYQLAAQYADESAVPDTSPEAVTKLLATRTALSEEHIAEVLWASDFRARAALADRFRVGRVFLAGDAAHVHSPAGGQGLNTSVQDAYNLGWKLAAVLFGAPARLLDTYEEERIPVAEGILGISTRIHRAGAADRRTQRGDEVQQLGIGYRESTLTRETRPGLADDALRAGDRAPDGRRGGVRLFDAFRGPHWTLLTVATDAELPPLKSNLSDLSDFIHTTRIPAYEAYGRGVFLIRPDGYVAWAGETTEGLDQYLAESGVR from the coding sequence ATGTCGAAGGACACGGTGACGAGCACGGAGACAGCCACGGAGACGACGGACGTCCTGATCGTGGGTGCGGGCCCGACAGGGTTGGCGCTGGCGACGGATCTGGCGCGGCGCGGGACGCGGGCGCTGCTGGTCGAGCGGTCGGACGGGCTGTTCCCCGGCTCGCGAGGCAAGGGCCTCCAGCCGCGTACGCAGGAGGTGCTGTACGACCTCGGGGTCCTCGGGGAGATCCACGCGGCGGGCTCGGAGTATCCGCGGATGCGGATCTGGGAGGGCGCCGAGCCGGGCGACGAGTGGGACATGATGCAGCGCTCCGAGCAGACGGAGGGGGTGCCGTTCGCCAACGCGTGGCTGATACCGCAGGCCCGCACGCAGGCGATTCTGTACGCGCGGCTGCGGGAGCTGGGCGGCGGCGTCCGCTTCGGTGCCGCGCTGACCGGCCTGACGCAGGACGCGGACGGGGTGACGGCGACGTTCGGGGACGGCTCGGCGGTGCGTGCGCGGTACGCGGTGGCGGCGGACGGCGGCCGCTCCACGGTCCGGGGGCTGCTGGGTGTCGGCATGACCGGCGAGACGGTCGACCCGAAGCCGATGCTGGTGGCGGACGTGCGGGTCACGGACGACGCCCCGATCCCGGACACGCACTGGCACGTGTGGCCGAAGGCGCCGGAGGGCGGGGTGGCGTTCTGCCCGCTGCCGATGGCCGAGGACAAGGGCCGCGTCTACCAACTGGCGGCGCAGTACGCGGACGAGTCGGCGGTCCCCGACACCTCACCGGAAGCGGTGACCAAGCTCCTCGCGACGCGCACGGCACTCTCCGAGGAGCACATCGCCGAGGTGCTCTGGGCCTCCGACTTCCGGGCACGGGCGGCACTCGCGGACCGCTTCCGGGTGGGCCGGGTCTTCCTCGCGGGCGACGCGGCGCACGTCCACTCCCCGGCCGGCGGCCAGGGCCTGAACACGAGCGTGCAGGACGCGTACAACCTGGGCTGGAAGCTGGCGGCGGTGCTGTTCGGAGCCCCGGCCCGGCTTCTGGACACGTACGAGGAGGAGCGGATACCGGTGGCGGAGGGCATCCTCGGCATCAGCACGCGCATCCACCGGGCGGGCGCCGCGGACAGGCGCACGCAGCGCGGTGACGAGGTGCAGCAACTGGGCATCGGCTACCGGGAGTCGACGCTGACCCGGGAGACCCGCCCGGGGCTCGCGGACGACGCGCTGCGAGCGGGCGACCGGGCACCGGACGGCCGGCGCGGCGGGGTGCGGCTCTTCGACGCTTTCCGGGGCCCGCACTGGACGCTCCTGACGGTGGCCACGGACGCGGAACTCCCGCCGCTGAAGAGCAACTTGAGCGACTTGAGCGACTTCATACACACAACCCGCATCCCGGCATACGAGGCGTACGGCAGGGGCGTGTTCCTGATCCGCCCGGACGGCTACGTGGCATGGGCCGGGGAGACGACGGAAGGGCTGGACCAGTACCTGGCGGAGTCCGGGGTGAGGTGA
- a CDS encoding TetR/AcrR family transcriptional regulator C-terminal domain-containing protein, whose protein sequence is MKKAKADKPKADRPKLDKAHVADTALDLLNDVGLEGLTLRAIAKELNVQAPALYWHFKNKQALLDEMATVMFRRMTQAGAQTGAEAGAQPGAEVRYEPSGSWQEWLIEGNRQLRATLLRYRDGAKVFSGSRFTGTDHGPELEANLRLLTGAGFTPDQAAWAGTTAYMYTLGFVTEEQGMRASSGEGPAVVDVEERARKLADYPLAAAAGGQLFAAYDERFEEGLRLIVAGIEARYGVR, encoded by the coding sequence GTGAAGAAGGCCAAGGCGGACAAGCCGAAGGCCGACAGGCCGAAGCTCGACAAGGCGCACGTCGCCGACACCGCCCTCGACCTGCTGAACGACGTGGGGCTCGAAGGGCTGACGCTGCGTGCCATCGCCAAGGAGCTGAACGTGCAGGCGCCCGCCCTGTACTGGCACTTCAAGAACAAGCAGGCGCTGCTCGACGAGATGGCGACCGTCATGTTCCGGCGCATGACGCAGGCCGGGGCGCAGACCGGTGCCGAGGCCGGCGCGCAGCCCGGCGCAGAGGTCCGGTACGAGCCCTCCGGCAGCTGGCAGGAGTGGCTCATCGAGGGCAACCGGCAGTTGCGCGCGACCCTTCTGCGCTACCGCGACGGCGCGAAGGTCTTCAGCGGATCACGGTTCACCGGCACCGACCACGGCCCCGAGCTGGAGGCGAACCTGCGCCTCCTCACCGGTGCCGGGTTCACCCCCGACCAGGCGGCCTGGGCCGGCACCACCGCGTACATGTACACGCTCGGCTTCGTCACGGAGGAGCAGGGCATGCGGGCGTCGTCCGGCGAGGGGCCCGCGGTCGTCGACGTGGAGGAGCGGGCGCGGAAGCTGGCCGACTACCCGCTCGCCGCCGCCGCGGGCGGTCAGCTCTTCGCGGCGTACGACGAGCGGTTCGAGGAGGGGCTGCGGCTGATCGTCGCGGGGATCGAGGCGCGCTACGGAGTGCGCTGA